Proteins co-encoded in one Sphingopyxis sp. BE259 genomic window:
- the dksA gene encoding RNA polymerase-binding protein DksA: MPTKIADVGADALRAAKSNLDTDYVPGDDEEFMNERQQDYFRGLLLAWKKSILSESESTLAHLQDGPLREPDLADRASSETDWAIELRTRDRQRKLIAKIDSAIRRIDEGEYGYCAVTGEPISLARLQARPIATMTLEAQERHERNERISRED; this comes from the coding sequence ATGCCGACCAAGATTGCCGATGTTGGCGCTGACGCGCTTCGCGCCGCGAAATCCAATCTCGATACGGATTATGTTCCTGGCGACGACGAAGAGTTCATGAACGAGCGGCAGCAGGATTATTTCCGCGGTCTGTTGCTCGCCTGGAAAAAGTCGATCCTGTCCGAATCCGAATCGACGCTGGCGCATTTGCAGGATGGACCGCTGCGCGAACCCGATCTGGCCGACCGCGCGTCGAGCGAAACCGACTGGGCGATCGAACTCCGCACCCGCGACCGCCAACGCAAGCTGATCGCCAAAATCGATTCGGCGATCCGCCGTATCGACGAGGGTGAATATGGCTATTGCGCGGTGACCGGCGAACCGATCTCGCTGGCGCGGTTGCAAGCGCGGCCGATCGCGACGATGACGCTGGAGGCGCAGGAGCGTCATGAGCGTAACGAGCGGATTTCGCGCGAAGACTGA
- a CDS encoding DUF2332 domain-containing protein — protein MSERYQPIDMAETGPAAVRTAFANQVTYCRANGAPVTARVVAALDALLDKPASGFARRIADWKGAPLADALPLRAAGGIHALHLAGSAHELAPIYADADDINDTAIVAGVVARHEAALLPWLDGPPQTNEAGRSSNFIAAMLWLADRGLSPRFDCLEIGSSAGINLMIDRYRYDLGGVHVGPQPGVMAFTPDWRGNHPPQHAIEFAGLKGCDVAPVELTDPAQALRLKAYIWPEHHIRFQRMAAAIAAATEAPPQLVHANAADFVEAELARPQAEGTTRVLMHSIVWQYVPADQQARIVAVMEAAGARATAERPLAWIALEANRTVHHHELVVRYWPGGGAPAKLAHAHAHGAWVEWLG, from the coding sequence ATGAGCGAGCGCTATCAGCCGATCGATATGGCCGAAACCGGACCCGCGGCGGTGCGAACCGCCTTTGCCAATCAGGTCACCTATTGCCGGGCGAACGGCGCTCCGGTGACGGCGCGCGTCGTGGCCGCGCTCGACGCCTTGCTCGACAAGCCCGCCAGCGGCTTTGCCCGCCGTATAGCCGACTGGAAAGGCGCCCCCCTCGCCGACGCGCTGCCACTGCGCGCCGCGGGCGGCATCCACGCGCTGCATCTGGCGGGAAGCGCGCACGAGTTGGCGCCGATTTACGCTGATGCCGACGACATCAACGACACCGCGATCGTCGCCGGGGTGGTGGCGCGGCATGAGGCGGCGCTGCTGCCGTGGCTCGACGGCCCGCCGCAGACCAACGAGGCGGGGCGCTCGTCGAATTTCATCGCGGCGATGCTGTGGCTCGCCGACCGTGGACTCTCGCCGCGCTTCGACTGCCTTGAGATCGGGTCGAGCGCCGGGATCAACCTGATGATCGATCGTTATCGTTACGACCTTGGCGGCGTCCATGTCGGCCCGCAGCCCGGTGTCATGGCGTTCACCCCCGACTGGCGCGGCAACCATCCGCCCCAGCACGCGATCGAATTTGCAGGTCTGAAAGGCTGCGACGTCGCGCCGGTCGAGCTGACCGATCCGGCGCAGGCGCTGCGACTGAAAGCCTATATCTGGCCCGAACATCATATCCGTTTCCAGCGCATGGCGGCGGCGATCGCCGCGGCGACCGAAGCGCCGCCGCAGCTGGTCCACGCCAACGCCGCCGATTTCGTCGAGGCCGAGCTGGCGCGCCCGCAGGCCGAGGGGACGACGCGGGTGCTGATGCACTCGATCGTCTGGCAATATGTTCCCGCCGACCAGCAGGCGCGGATCGTTGCAGTGATGGAAGCCGCGGGCGCCCGCGCAACCGCGGAGCGCCCGCTGGCGTGGATCGCGCTTGAGGCGAACCGCACCGTGCATCATCACGAACTGGTGGTGCGGTACTGGCCCGGCGGCGGCGCGCCGGCGAAGCTGGCGCATGCCCATGCCCATGGCGCGTGGGTGGAGTGGCTGGGGTAA
- a CDS encoding DUF465 domain-containing protein, translating into MSTSHLSALKSRHANLDEKIANEERRPAPDMAALAHLKKQKLKLKEEMLAIA; encoded by the coding sequence ATGAGCACGTCGCATCTTTCCGCCCTGAAGTCGCGTCACGCGAACCTCGACGAGAAAATTGCGAATGAAGAACGGCGTCCGGCGCCCGACATGGCCGCGCTGGCGCATCTGAAAAAGCAGAAGCTGAAACTCAAGGAAGAGATGCTCGCGATCGCCTGA
- a CDS encoding SDR family NAD(P)-dependent oxidoreductase: MNGQIWWITGASSGIGAALARALAARGAKLILSGRNIAALEAVAKDCGAGTMILPFEATDYAALPVIVQQAWNWCGRIDGLVNNAGISQRSLAIDTDFAVYERIVAVDLLAPIALTQRLLPLMIGAGGGQIIAISSVAGIAGVPLRSAYCAAKHGLIGYHDSVRAENEHLGLKVLVVAPGSVQTNVSRNALNADGSVRGTSDAAIDNGLSPDFAAAQMLAAVDAGTRELVLAEGAEAAIAALRRGDPDALFDRMSAMVQAGYAAQMKAGR, translated from the coding sequence ATGAACGGTCAAATCTGGTGGATCACGGGCGCTTCGTCGGGAATCGGCGCGGCGCTGGCGCGGGCGCTCGCGGCGCGCGGGGCAAAGCTGATCCTGTCGGGGCGCAACATTGCGGCACTGGAAGCGGTCGCGAAGGATTGCGGCGCCGGAACGATGATATTGCCGTTCGAGGCAACCGACTATGCCGCCCTGCCCGTCATCGTGCAGCAGGCGTGGAACTGGTGCGGGCGCATCGACGGGCTGGTCAACAATGCCGGGATTTCGCAGCGCAGCCTGGCGATCGACACCGACTTTGCCGTCTATGAGCGGATCGTCGCGGTCGATCTGCTCGCCCCGATCGCGCTGACCCAGCGACTATTACCGCTTATGATCGGCGCGGGCGGCGGCCAGATCATTGCCATATCCAGCGTCGCGGGGATCGCCGGGGTGCCGCTGCGTAGCGCCTATTGCGCGGCCAAGCACGGCCTGATCGGCTACCACGACAGCGTCCGCGCAGAGAATGAGCATCTGGGGTTGAAGGTGCTCGTCGTCGCGCCGGGGTCGGTGCAGACCAACGTCAGCCGCAACGCGCTCAATGCCGACGGCAGCGTCCGCGGGACAAGCGACGCCGCGATCGACAACGGCCTGTCCCCCGACTTCGCCGCCGCGCAGATGTTGGCGGCGGTCGATGCAGGGACGCGCGAGCTGGTGTTGGCGGAAGGCGCCGAGGCGGCGATCGCAGCGCTGCGGCGGGGCGATCCCGATGCGCTATTCGACCGGATGAGCGCGATGGTGCAGGCGGGCTATGCCGCGCAGATGAAGGCAGGTCGGTAG
- the thiL gene encoding thiamine-phosphate kinase encodes MSENDFIARLRAIATDPAARGLADDAAEWEGLVLTHDMIVEGIHFLPDDTPQDVAWKLVAVNLSDLAAKGAAPVGVLVGYSLGDDAWDAAFVDGLDVALRRFGVILLGGDTVRVPAGAPRSFALTAIGRAPPGGAPARSGARPGDQLWVTGSIGNAGLGLAMRLGQVDPNETCLAAYSRPQPLLTCGQALVPHVHAMMDVSDGLLIDAQRMADASGCQFVVMLEAVPLSAALLAVRPDVIDTRLAAATAGDDYQLLFAADPGAAGAIREIAAGLNIAATPIGHAGVGEGILLTHRAQRIALPERLGFTH; translated from the coding sequence TTGTCCGAAAACGATTTCATCGCTCGCCTGCGCGCCATTGCCACCGACCCTGCCGCCCGTGGCCTGGCCGATGATGCCGCCGAGTGGGAAGGGCTGGTCCTCACCCACGACATGATCGTCGAGGGTATCCACTTCCTGCCCGACGACACACCGCAGGATGTGGCGTGGAAACTGGTTGCGGTGAACTTGTCGGATCTGGCCGCCAAGGGCGCGGCGCCGGTCGGCGTGCTCGTTGGGTACAGCCTGGGCGACGACGCCTGGGACGCCGCCTTTGTCGATGGGCTTGATGTAGCGCTGCGCCGCTTTGGCGTCATTCTGCTCGGCGGCGATACCGTGCGAGTGCCCGCCGGGGCGCCGCGCAGTTTCGCGCTGACCGCGATCGGCCGGGCGCCGCCGGGCGGAGCGCCGGCGCGGAGTGGGGCACGGCCGGGCGACCAATTGTGGGTCACCGGATCGATCGGCAACGCCGGACTGGGGCTGGCGATGCGGCTGGGGCAGGTTGACCCCAACGAGACCTGCCTGGCCGCCTACAGCCGCCCGCAGCCGCTTTTGACGTGCGGGCAGGCGTTGGTGCCGCACGTCCATGCGATGATGGACGTGTCGGATGGGCTGCTGATCGACGCGCAGCGGATGGCGGACGCCAGCGGGTGTCAGTTCGTCGTGATGCTGGAGGCAGTGCCGCTGTCGGCGGCGCTGCTTGCGGTGCGGCCCGATGTGATCGACACCCGCCTCGCCGCGGCGACCGCGGGCGACGATTACCAGCTGTTATTTGCCGCCGATCCCGGCGCGGCAGGCGCGATCCGCGAGATTGCGGCGGGACTCAATATCGCGGCGACGCCGATCGGCCATGCCGGGGTAGGCGAGGGAATATTGCTGACCCATCGCGCCCAGCGCATCGCGCTGCCCGAGCGTCTCGGTTTCACACACTGA
- a CDS encoding DUF465 domain-containing protein, protein MSPDEITQRLELLRIEHRDLDAAIIALGVAAIPDQLQLARLKKRKLRLRDEIAWCEDQLVPDIIA, encoded by the coding sequence GTGAGCCCCGACGAAATCACCCAGCGCCTGGAACTGTTACGGATCGAGCATCGCGACCTCGACGCCGCAATCATTGCGCTGGGCGTCGCGGCAATCCCGGACCAGTTGCAGCTCGCGCGGCTGAAGAAACGCAAGTTGCGCCTGCGCGACGAAATTGCGTGGTGCGAGGATCAACTGGTGCCCGACATTATCGCGTGA
- a CDS encoding sodium-translocating pyrophosphatase, with amino-acid sequence MIDPVMIAIACGLIAVLYGFITSRQVLSASAGNDKMQEIAAAIQEGAKAYLGRQYRTIAIVGVVVAILVGIFLGAISATGFVIGAVLSGVAGYIGMNISVKANVRTAAAAQTGLQAGLTMAFRAGAITGMLVAGLALLAISVFFWYLIGPGGFTVGGEDRTVVDALVALAFGASLISIFARLGGGIFTKAADVGADLVGKVEAGIPEDDPRNPAVIADNVGDNVGDCAGMAADLFETYVVTVGATMVLMALLLKSAGDQLLPLMSLPLLMGGVCIITSIIGTYFVRLGGGKNVMGAMYKGFLVTAVLSIPAIWFATSYVLQGDMSTDVTGQTFNGSDLFYCSLLGLVVTGLIIWITEYYTGTNYRPVRSIAKASETGHGTNVIQGLAISLESTALPTLVICVGIIAAFQIAGIVGIAFAATAMLALAGMVVALDAYGPVTDNAGGIAEMAGLDDSVREKTDLLDAVGNTTKAVTKGYAIGSAGLAALVLFGTYTADITEYSAKLGLTEPLTFSLSSPYVIVGLLLGALLPYLFGAFGMTAVGRAAGEVVKDVREQFKNNPGIMTYESKPDYARTVDLVTKAAIKEMIIPSLLPVLAPIVVYFVIRGVAGPAAALEALGALLLGVIVGGLFVAISMTSGGGAWDNAKKYIEDGNHGGKGSEAHKAAVTGDTVGDPYKDTAGPAVNPMIKITNIVAILLLAALAHGAA; translated from the coding sequence ATGATTGATCCGGTTATGATCGCGATAGCGTGCGGCCTTATCGCCGTGCTCTATGGCTTCATTACCTCGCGCCAGGTGCTCAGCGCTTCGGCTGGTAATGATAAGATGCAGGAAATTGCCGCCGCCATTCAGGAAGGCGCCAAGGCCTATCTGGGCCGCCAATATCGCACCATCGCCATCGTCGGCGTCGTTGTCGCCATTCTGGTCGGGATTTTCCTCGGCGCGATTTCGGCAACCGGTTTCGTCATCGGCGCCGTGCTTTCGGGGGTCGCCGGGTATATCGGGATGAACATCTCGGTCAAAGCCAATGTCCGCACCGCGGCGGCGGCGCAGACCGGGCTGCAAGCCGGCCTGACCATGGCGTTCCGCGCCGGCGCGATTACCGGCATGCTGGTGGCGGGCCTTGCCCTGCTCGCGATCTCGGTCTTTTTCTGGTATCTGATCGGCCCGGGTGGGTTCACCGTTGGCGGTGAGGATCGCACCGTTGTCGACGCGCTCGTCGCGCTGGCCTTCGGCGCCTCGCTGATCTCGATCTTTGCGCGTCTCGGCGGCGGTATCTTTACCAAGGCCGCCGACGTCGGCGCCGACCTGGTCGGCAAGGTCGAGGCCGGAATCCCCGAAGACGATCCACGCAACCCTGCGGTGATCGCTGATAACGTCGGTGACAATGTCGGCGACTGCGCTGGTATGGCCGCCGATCTGTTCGAAACCTATGTCGTCACCGTCGGCGCCACCATGGTGCTGATGGCGCTGCTGCTCAAGAGCGCGGGCGACCAGCTGCTCCCGTTGATGAGCCTGCCGCTGCTGATGGGCGGCGTCTGCATCATCACGTCGATCATCGGGACCTATTTCGTCCGTCTTGGCGGCGGCAAGAATGTCATGGGCGCGATGTACAAGGGCTTCCTGGTCACTGCCGTCCTGTCGATCCCGGCGATCTGGTTCGCCACCAGCTATGTCCTCCAGGGCGACATGAGCACCGATGTGACCGGTCAGACGTTCAACGGCAGTGACCTCTTCTATTGCTCGCTGCTCGGGCTCGTCGTGACCGGCCTGATCATCTGGATCACCGAATATTATACCGGCACCAACTATCGTCCGGTCCGCTCGATCGCCAAGGCGTCGGAAACGGGCCATGGCACCAACGTCATCCAGGGTCTGGCGATCAGCCTGGAATCGACCGCGCTGCCGACCCTCGTCATCTGCGTTGGCATCATCGCCGCATTCCAGATCGCAGGAATCGTCGGCATCGCCTTTGCCGCCACCGCGATGTTGGCACTGGCCGGCATGGTCGTTGCGCTCGATGCTTATGGTCCCGTCACCGACAACGCCGGCGGCATCGCCGAAATGGCGGGCCTCGACGATTCGGTTCGTGAAAAGACCGACCTTCTCGACGCCGTGGGCAACACTACGAAGGCGGTGACCAAGGGTTATGCGATCGGGTCGGCGGGTCTGGCGGCGCTGGTGCTGTTCGGCACCTACACCGCTGACATCACCGAATATTCGGCGAAGCTGGGTCTGACCGAGCCGCTGACCTTCTCGCTGTCGTCGCCCTATGTCATCGTCGGGCTGCTGCTCGGTGCCTTGCTGCCGTATCTGTTCGGGGCGTTCGGCATGACCGCGGTCGGCCGTGCGGCGGGCGAAGTCGTCAAGGATGTTCGCGAGCAGTTCAAGAACAACCCGGGCATCATGACCTATGAGAGCAAGCCCGACTATGCGCGCACCGTCGATCTGGTGACCAAGGCGGCGATCAAGGAAATGATCATTCCGTCGTTGCTGCCGGTTCTCGCTCCGATCGTCGTCTATTTCGTGATCCGCGGCGTTGCGGGTCCGGCGGCGGCGCTCGAAGCGCTCGGCGCGCTCCTGCTCGGCGTCATCGTCGGCGGTCTGTTCGTCGCGATCTCGATGACCTCGGGCGGCGGCGCATGGGACAATGCCAAGAAATATATTGAGGACGGCAACCACGGCGGCAAGGGCAGCGAGGCCCATAAAGCTGCGGTGACCGGCGACACTGTCGGCGATCCGTACAAGGATACCGCGGGTCCGGCGGTCAACCCGATGATCAAGATCACCAACATCGTGGCAATCCTGCTCCTCGCGGCACTGGCACACGGCGCGGCGTAA
- the nusB gene encoding transcription antitermination factor NusB, translating into MNKRAQSRSAARLAAVQALYQHEMEATPLAKLIHEFHQHRIGATIEDAEYAEADVAFFDDIVKGTLARADEIDAAIVARLASGWSMDRLDRTMKAILRAGAYELIARGDVPVGAVVSEYVDVAKAFFDAREAGFANGLLDAIGKDVRAAN; encoded by the coding sequence ATGAACAAACGCGCCCAATCCCGCTCCGCCGCCCGTCTCGCCGCCGTCCAGGCGCTCTATCAGCACGAGATGGAGGCGACCCCGCTCGCCAAGCTGATCCATGAATTTCACCAGCACCGCATCGGCGCGACGATCGAGGACGCTGAATATGCCGAAGCCGACGTCGCTTTCTTTGACGACATCGTCAAAGGCACGCTGGCGCGCGCCGACGAGATTGACGCGGCGATTGTGGCGCGGCTGGCCAGCGGCTGGTCGATGGACCGGCTTGACCGCACGATGAAAGCGATCCTGCGCGCCGGTGCTTATGAATTGATCGCGCGCGGCGACGTGCCGGTCGGCGCGGTGGTCAGTGAATATGTCGATGTGGCGAAGGCATTTTTCGACGCGCGGGAGGCGGGGTTCGCCAATGGGCTGCTCGACGCAATCGGCAAGGATGTGCGGGCCGCCAACTGA
- the hisG gene encoding ATP phosphoribosyltransferase has product MPEPIIFAIPKGRILDEALPLLARVGIEPAADFFDKSSRALVFATNQPHISLIRVRAFDVATFVAHGAALLGIVGSDVVDEFDYSELYAPVDLGIGHCRLSLAGPEGSAPPGMGESHIRVATKYPATTRRWFAAQGIQAECIKLNGAMEIAPKLGLASHIVDLVSTGRTLVENALAEQVIISDVSARLIVNRAAFKLRSAEVPALVERFRQAVGDAAA; this is encoded by the coding sequence ATGCCCGAACCGATCATCTTTGCCATCCCCAAGGGACGCATCCTCGACGAGGCTCTGCCGTTGCTGGCGCGCGTCGGGATCGAGCCCGCGGCCGATTTCTTCGACAAGAGCAGCCGAGCGCTGGTGTTCGCGACGAACCAGCCGCATATTTCGCTGATCCGCGTCCGCGCCTTCGACGTCGCGACCTTTGTTGCGCATGGTGCGGCGCTGCTCGGCATCGTCGGGTCGGACGTCGTCGACGAGTTCGACTACAGCGAGCTTTATGCGCCGGTCGATCTGGGCATCGGTCATTGCCGTCTGTCGCTTGCGGGACCGGAGGGCAGCGCGCCCCCGGGAATGGGTGAAAGCCACATCCGCGTTGCGACCAAATATCCGGCGACGACCCGCCGCTGGTTTGCGGCGCAGGGCATCCAGGCCGAATGCATCAAGCTGAACGGGGCGATGGAGATTGCTCCGAAACTGGGGCTTGCGTCGCACATCGTCGACCTGGTTTCGACCGGGCGGACGCTGGTCGAGAACGCGCTCGCCGAGCAAGTGATCATCAGCGACGTATCGGCGCGGCTGATCGTCAATCGCGCCGCGTTCAAGCTGCGCTCGGCCGAGGTGCCCGCCCTTGTTGAACGCTTCCGTCAGGCGGTCGGCGATGCGGCGGCTTGA
- a CDS encoding CarD family transcriptional regulator: protein MSVNTLLFEVGDYVVYPKHGVGRVIELQKSEIAGMQLELYVLRFEKEKMTLRVPTNKAEGVGMRKLSSDKTLKEALQVLTTKPKVKRTMWSRRAQEYEAKINSGDLVSIAEVTRDLFRADDQPEQSYSERQIFEAASSRLARELGAMEESDEKTAQAKILQILNEHAPLYYAEKV from the coding sequence ATGTCCGTGAACACGCTCTTGTTCGAAGTCGGTGATTATGTCGTTTATCCCAAACATGGCGTGGGGCGCGTCATCGAGTTGCAGAAATCGGAAATCGCCGGGATGCAGCTCGAACTTTATGTCCTGCGCTTCGAAAAGGAAAAAATGACCCTTCGCGTGCCGACGAACAAGGCCGAAGGCGTGGGGATGCGCAAGCTGTCGTCGGATAAGACGCTGAAGGAAGCACTGCAGGTGCTGACCACCAAGCCGAAGGTCAAGCGCACCATGTGGTCGCGCCGCGCGCAGGAATATGAAGCGAAGATCAATTCGGGCGACCTGGTTTCGATCGCCGAAGTGACCCGCGACCTGTTCCGCGCCGACGACCAGCCCGAGCAGAGCTATTCGGAACGCCAGATCTTTGAAGCGGCGTCGAGCCGCCTCGCGCGCGAATTGGGCGCGATGGAAGAAAGCGACGAAAAGACTGCGCAGGCGAAGATCCTGCAGATTCTGAACGAACATGCGCCGCTGTATTACGCCGAAAAGGTGTAA
- a CDS encoding PilZ domain-containing protein, with protein MESRGSITTDEEVAALSRGADRDSLFLQAGLILPGRTDPVVVRVRNLSPGGMLAEGKVRVEQGATIQIDLKNIGPVPGRVVWAGEGKFGIAFDHQIDPQAVRRQVVSQSDLPPHLRRSGLEPGPLYRRR; from the coding sequence ATGGAATCGCGCGGATCAATAACGACAGATGAAGAAGTGGCGGCGCTGTCGCGCGGCGCCGATCGGGACAGCCTGTTCCTGCAAGCCGGCCTGATCCTGCCGGGGCGCACCGATCCGGTGGTCGTGCGGGTGCGCAATCTGTCGCCGGGCGGGATGCTGGCCGAGGGCAAGGTGCGCGTCGAACAGGGCGCGACTATCCAGATCGATCTGAAAAATATCGGCCCGGTGCCAGGCCGTGTTGTGTGGGCGGGCGAGGGTAAGTTCGGGATCGCGTTCGATCATCAGATCGATCCGCAGGCGGTGCGCCGTCAGGTGGTATCGCAGTCCGATTTGCCGCCGCATCTGCGGCGCTCTGGCCTTGAACCGGGGCCGTTGTACCGCCGACGCTGA
- a CDS encoding DUF1465 family protein, with product MVAQHPDMMAIAAPVQRAQIENLYVEAMVLVDEAHAVFAAQRDLGDLRRDGLMQISLACESLKTTTRLMHVIAWLLHRRAMIAGDPGAGPHDSAARIGAPVLADWDICAGFEAPVRRIIAASERLFERIAQIEEGWNTPVAVTPVQRLLAQLEARL from the coding sequence ATGGTCGCCCAGCATCCCGACATGATGGCAATCGCAGCGCCGGTGCAGCGGGCGCAGATCGAAAATCTCTATGTCGAGGCGATGGTGCTCGTCGACGAGGCGCACGCCGTCTTTGCCGCGCAGCGCGACTTGGGCGATCTGCGCCGCGACGGGTTGATGCAGATCAGTCTGGCCTGCGAATCGCTCAAAACCACGACGCGGCTGATGCATGTCATTGCCTGGCTGCTCCACCGCCGCGCGATGATCGCTGGCGATCCCGGCGCAGGACCGCACGACAGCGCGGCGCGGATCGGCGCGCCGGTTTTGGCCGATTGGGATATTTGCGCGGGGTTCGAAGCACCGGTGCGGCGGATCATCGCGGCAAGCGAGCGGCTGTTCGAACGGATCGCGCAGATCGAGGAGGGGTGGAACACGCCGGTGGCGGTGACCCCGGTGCAACGGTTGCTGGCGCAGCTGGAGGCGCGGCTTTAG
- the hisD gene encoding histidinol dehydrogenase yields the protein MRRLDASTPGFAAAFDALVNDRRESDSDVSADVAAIIARVKGEGDAALADYTAKFDKFDLNTSGWSISKDECAAAYEALAPDLRDALNLAADRIRAYHAAQLPEDRDYRDGTGARLGARWNAVDAAGVYVPGGRAAYPSSVLMNILPAKVAGVGRIVMMTPTPGGEINPVVMAAAHIGGVDEIWRIGGAQAVAALAYGTEKIAPVDVVTGPGNAWVAEAKRQVYGVVGIDMVAGPSEIVVVADGKNDARIIAADLLSQAEHDPTSQSILFTDDGDFADAVAAAVDAVIPTLSTAATMRDSWDANGAIVIVATLANAIPLCDRLAPEHLELAVDTEEADALFAKVRHAGSVFLGRQTPEAIGDYVAGPNHVLPTGRRARFSSGLSVSDFMKRTSFLALDDASLAAIGPAAVALAGAEGLPAHALSVSQRLR from the coding sequence ATGCGGCGGCTTGACGCCTCCACGCCCGGCTTTGCGGCCGCGTTCGACGCGCTGGTCAACGATCGGCGCGAGAGCGATTCGGATGTTTCGGCGGACGTCGCGGCGATCATCGCGCGGGTGAAAGGTGAGGGCGATGCGGCGCTCGCAGACTATACCGCCAAGTTTGACAAGTTCGATCTCAACACGAGCGGCTGGAGCATCTCCAAGGATGAATGCGCCGCGGCCTACGAAGCGCTGGCGCCCGACCTCCGCGATGCGCTCAACCTCGCTGCCGACCGCATCCGCGCCTATCACGCCGCGCAATTGCCCGAGGACCGCGACTATCGCGACGGCACCGGCGCCCGGCTGGGCGCGCGCTGGAATGCGGTCGATGCCGCGGGCGTCTATGTTCCCGGCGGCCGCGCCGCCTATCCGTCGTCGGTGCTGATGAACATCCTGCCCGCCAAAGTCGCGGGGGTTGGTCGTATCGTGATGATGACCCCGACCCCGGGCGGCGAAATCAACCCGGTCGTGATGGCCGCGGCGCATATTGGCGGGGTCGATGAAATCTGGCGCATCGGCGGGGCGCAGGCGGTGGCGGCGCTGGCCTATGGTACCGAGAAAATCGCACCGGTCGATGTCGTCACAGGTCCCGGCAACGCGTGGGTCGCCGAAGCGAAGCGGCAGGTGTATGGCGTCGTCGGCATCGACATGGTTGCAGGGCCGAGCGAGATCGTCGTGGTCGCGGATGGAAAAAACGACGCGCGCATCATCGCCGCCGACCTCTTGAGCCAAGCCGAACATGATCCAACCAGCCAGTCGATTCTGTTCACCGATGACGGTGATTTTGCCGACGCGGTTGCGGCGGCGGTCGATGCAGTCATCCCGACGCTGAGCACAGCCGCAACGATGCGCGATAGCTGGGATGCCAATGGTGCCATTGTCATCGTTGCGACGCTGGCCAACGCAATCCCGCTTTGCGACCGGCTCGCGCCCGAACATCTCGAACTCGCGGTCGATACTGAAGAAGCCGACGCACTATTTGCCAAAGTGCGCCATGCCGGTTCGGTCTTTCTTGGTCGCCAGACCCCCGAGGCGATCGGCGATTATGTCGCCGGTCCCAATCACGTGCTGCCAACCGGTCGCCGCGCGCGTTTTTCCAGCGGGCTGTCAGTCAGCGATTTCATGAAGCGCACCAGTTTTCTGGCGCTCGATGACGCCAGCCTTGCTGCGATCGGCCCCGCCGCGGTCGCGCTGGCCGGGGCCGAAGGGCTGCCGGCTCATGCGCTTTCGGTCAGCCAGCGTCTCAGATAA